A part of Prionailurus viverrinus isolate Anna chromosome E1, UM_Priviv_1.0, whole genome shotgun sequence genomic DNA contains:
- the LOC125151875 gene encoding zinc finger protein 70-like — translation MHFIQHQRIHTGEKPFECNECGKAFSHNSSRIEQQFIHTGEKPYECSKCGKTFSHNSSLIVHQFIHTGEKPYECSECGKVFSQSSHLYQHQRTHTGEKPYTCNVCGKAFSDRSALIRHQRTHTGEKPYTCRECGKAFSQSSTLIKHTKIHTGEKPYTCKDCGKAFSQSSSLTQHQKIHTGEKPFDCPECGKAFSRSAHLTQHQRIHTGEKPCECNECGRAFRCSSALIRHQRLHSGESL, via the coding sequence ATGCACTTTATTCAACATCAgcgaattcatactggagagaaaccttttGAATGTAACGAATGTGGTAAAGCCTTCAGTCACAATTCATCCCGTATTGAACAGCAGTttattcatactggagagaagcccTATGAATGCAGTAAATGTGGGAAAACCTTTAGCCACAACTCGTCCCTTATCGTCCATCAGTTtattcacactggagagaaaccctatgaatgtagtGAATGTGGCAAGGTCTTTAGTCAGAGCTCACACCTCTATCaacatcagagaactcacactggagagaaaccttacaccTGTAATgtctgtgggaaagcctttagtgATCGATCGGCCCTTATTCGCCATCAGAGAACtcatactggagaaaaacccTACACGTGTAGGGAATGTGGTAAAGCTTTCAGTCAGAGCTCAACTctcataaaacatacaaaaatccacacaggagagaaaccttacacCTGTAAAGATTGTGGGAAAGCATTCAGCCAGAGTTCGTCTCTTACTCAGCATCAGAagattcatactggagagaaaccgtTTGATTGTCctgagtgtgggaaagccttcagcaGAAGTGCCCATCTTACTCAACATCAGAGgattcacactggagagaaaccctgtgagtgtaatgaatgtgggagAGCTTTCAGGTGTAGTTCAGCCCTCATTAGGCATCAAAGACTTCATAGTGGAGAGTCACTCTGA